GAGAATGCAGCTCGTGATTTTCTCACTCGCCTGGATGCTTTGGAGGGAAAATTTAGAGTCTGGCTGCTTTCTGCCAGAAAACCGCAGCTTCCCGAGTGGTGTCCGCAAGAAAATTTTTTTCTGAAAGAGATTGCTCCCGGGTTTTTACATCACCATCGCTATTATTTTGATGTTCGGGCAAACCCTGTGAAAAACGTGGTTCAGCGTGATGCTGAGGGAAATCGTATTCGAGGAAAACGTATCCCCATCGTAGACACAGAGGAATTGCGATCCTGGCTTTCCAGAAAAGGTGACGCACGTTGCCGAGACCCCAAAACTGGAAAGGAAATACCTGGCGGATTTCGTTTACTTGATAGTGCGCCACTGGATATCAGCCCAATGGCAGAAAGTCACTTCAGGAAGAAAAGTCATAGTGCCTATCATGGTGGAGTGCAGTTTCGCGGAATACTTGAAGTGACAAACCGGGAATTATTTCAGCAAACCTACTCTGCAGGAATTGGCAGCGCAAAAGGGTTCGGCTTTGGTCTGCTGCTTCTGAAACCTGTGAACTGATTTACGAAGGAGAGTATTATGAAGCATTTGGAATTACACATTATTCAATCGGTCCCAGTTTCCTGCCTGAATCGCGATGACCTGAACTCCCCGAAGACAGCGGTATTTGGCGGTGCCCAACGCGCCAGGGTTTCCAGTCAGTCCTGGAAGCGTGCAATTCGCGAAATGGCCAAAGAAATAGCCCCAGACCTTTTTCAAGGTGAACGCACTCGCTTAATGCATGCCCCACTTGCAAAGGCCATGGAGGATGCTGGACTTTCTGCTGACGAAGCAAGTGATGGAGCCAAGAGCATTGTCGATGCCCTTGTGAAGGTGGATGCCAAAAGCAAAGACAAAGTAAAGTCGACGACATTATATTTCCTTTCGCCTCTGGAACTGGAGACTATTGCAAGGAAATTTACAGAAGAAAAGGATGCCAAAAAGGCAATCAAAGGGATCAAACCAGAACATTTGAGTGATGCCGCAGATATCTCTCTTTTTGGCCGCATGGTTGCTAGCGATCACTCACTTACTGTTGAAGCCGCAAGTATGTTTTCCCATGCCCTCTCAACTCACAAGGTTGACAATGAGATTGATTTCTTCTCCGCCGTGGATGACCTGCAGCCAGCAGAGGAGTCAGGAGCAGGCATGACCAGTACACTGGAATTCAATTCCGCAACATACTATCGTTTTGCGGCATTGAACCTGGATATGCTTGCCGACGCTGATCACCTTGGGATATTAAGCGCTGACGAGCGGAAGAAAGTGGTAGCTACATTTATTGAGGCAACCATTAAAGCCGTCCCTGGCGCAAGAAAAAACACGATGAACGGGAACACCCTTCCCTGCTATGTATTGGGAGTCGTACGTGAGAAGGGGCATCCTATTCAGTTGATTAATGCCTTTGAATCGCCTGTCAGGACGTCACAAGGCTACGCAGCAAAGTCGGTTGAGCTTTTGCAGGATGAATATTCAAAACTTAAGGATACTTGGGGACTGGAGGCTGTTGCAGAGGTTGCCATACCTGAAGTAAAGCTGCATGACTTTATCGAAAAGGTAACAAGCCATGTCCATTGAAACCAGCTTTCTGGCTATGCGCCTCGAAGGCCCCATGCAATCATGGGGCTTGGACAGCCAGTATAATCGCCGCAGAACTGGATTGATGCCTACCAAAAGCGCCATTGCCGGAATATGCGCTGCGGCATGTGGTATCTCCCGTGGCAGTAGCGAGGAAGCACCGTTTTTGGAGGCGTTTCAGGTAACTAAAATGACTGTCATCGCGATCCCCCGGAAGCAATTCAAGGAAAGGTTTCTTCCCGTTCGTCGTCTGGAGGATTACCACACTGTCCAGAATACTCGCCGGGCGAGCGGAGCTATTAACAGTGACTGCGTATTAACACACCGTCAGTACCTTACAGACGCCGCATTTGGCGTAATTATTGAAGGGGCAAGTGAATACCTTGCAGAGGTTGCAGAAGCTTTGCATGATCCAGTCTGGGGGACATATCTTGGCCGCAAGTCATGCATTCCCAGTGCGCCTGTCTATGCTGGTTTATGCGAAACGAAGAGTGCCGCATTGCAACTGCTGATTGGTGACGCTCCACTTACGGCATTCGCTCGCCAAGAAGACGTGGAGGACTTCAGTAAAGGGAAGGATAGTCTGCCCGATCTTCCTGTCAGCTTTGCCAGTGAAAATCGGCAGTTTTCACCTCGCAGGGTTTGTATACACCAAATCGGAGATGCCGATTCGGTGACTTATGACAGATAAAGTTGTCGTCTTTAAAGACAAACACATTCGTCGCACCCTGCATAATGACGAGTGGTGGTTTGCTATAACAGATGTTGTTTTTGCACTCACTGATTCACTAGACGCAGCTGGTTACGTAAAGGATATGCGGAGAAGAGATAAGGAGTTAGCAAAAGGGTGGGGGCAGATTGCCACCCCCCTTTTGCTTGAAACAGAAGGCGGAAAACAGCGTATAAACTGCGCCAACACCGAAGGCATTTTCCGCATTATCCAATCTATACCCTCCCCCAAGGCGGAGCCATTCAAGCGCTGGCTTGCTAAAGTTGGCTATGAGCGAGTGCAGGAGATAGAAGACCCGGAGCTGGCAACAGCCCGTACTCGCGAGTTGTACAAAGCCAAAGGGTACTCCGATGCCTGGATTGAAAAGCGCATGCGCGGCATTGCTGTTCGGGCGGAACTGACCGAGGAATGGAAAAGTCGTGATGTTGGCGAATCACCCGAGTATGCCATTCTGACTGCGGAAATCAGTAAGGCTGCATTCGGTATGACTCCCAGCGAGTACAAACAGTACAAGGGCCTTGATCGGGAAAATCTGCGTGACCACATGACCGACCTGGAGCTGATCTTTTCCATGCTTGGTGAAGCGGCCACAACGGAAATTACCCGTAAAACAGATGCCCAAGGATTTACAGAAAACCGAACCGCCGCGCGCCGTGGAGGTAAAATTGCTGGCGATGCACGCAAAAAACTTGAAAAAGAGACGCAAAGCGCAATTTCCACCACAGAAAACTTCATTAATGAACCAGAAGGAGTCAAAAGACTGAAAGGGAAATAATGAACGACTATCTTCCTCCCCTGAAACCAACACCCATCAAAGACCGGCTATCCGTTATGTTCGTAGAGCGCGGCAATCTCGATATGCTGGATGGCGCTTTTGTGGTTGTGGATCAAAATGGCGTCCGCACTCATATTCCAGTCGGAAGTGTCACATGCCTCATGCTGGAGCCCGGCACGCGTGTTTCTCATGCCGCCGTCAATCTGGCATCGCGCATCGGGTGCCTACTCCTTTGGGTGGGCGAAGCCGGAGTAAGGCTGTACGCGTCTGGGCAACCCGGTGGTGCTCGCGCAGACCGCCTTCTGTATCAAGCAAAACTCGCACTGGATGACGCAGCTAGGTTGAAAGTTGTTCGTAAAATGTACGAAGTTCGCTTTGGCGAAAAGCCACCAGAAAAGCGAAGTGTTGAACAACTCAGGGGAATCGAAGGCGTTCGTGTTCGCAAGCTATACGAACTACTCGCCAAACAATACGGCGTACAGTGGAAGCACCGCAATTATGACTACTCCGAGTGGGAAAGTGGCGATATCCCCAATCGTTGCCTCAGCTCGGCAACCGCCTGCCTGTATGGCATCAGCGAAGCAGCCATACTCGCCGCGGGCTACGCGCCAGCTGTTGGATTTATTCACACCGGCAAACCACAGTCATTCGTGTATGACATCGCTGATATTTTCAAATTTGAAACCGTTGTTCCCGTCGCATTTCGCATCGCAGCAAAGAAACCACGCAACCCAGAGCGTGATGTCCGGCTAGCATGCCGCGACGCCTTCCGACAAACGCGCATCCTGCACCGAATCATTCCGACCATTGAACAGATTTTAGCTGCCGGCGAACTTGAACGCCCAAAAGCACATGAAGAAGCCATCGACGTAGCAATTCCAAACAAGGAAGGAATAGGCGATGCTGGTCATCGTGGTTGAAAACGCCCCACCACGCTTGCGTGGCAGACTCGCCATCTGGCTATTAGAAATTCGGGCGGGAGTGTACGTTGGCAAAGTATCGCGCCGAACCCGAGAAATGCTGTGGGAAACCGTCGAAAAAGGTATTGAATCAGGAAATGCTATAATGGCGTGGAGCACAAATACCGAAGCAGGTTTTGACTTTGAAACGTGCGGCACAAATCGTCGAATACCTGTTGAATTTGATGGGGTAAAATTGGTATCGTTCATGCCTGAAACATCCAGCGAATCTGCGAGAGATGAATGATGATTAGCGAAAAAGCAAACAGCGTTATTCTTGGTAGGTTTTCTTGTGGCCGTAACACACTGTAGATAATGTAGATATTTTTAGTACGTTCCCCGCATCCGCGGGGATGAACCGGTAAAGGCATTCTTGAATCAGGAAAAGATGCCACGTTCCCCGCATCCGCGGGGATGAACCTCCTTGTTAATTTTGATGTTCTGTTGAATTGGCACGTTCCCCGCATCCGCGGGGATGAACCGCAGCACGGTTGGGTGCAGCGACGCGATATTCAACGTTCCCCGCATCCGCGGGGATGAACCGGATTAACAAGCAGCCTAAAAGAATCCGAGGGGACGTTCCCCGCATCCGCGGGGATGAACCGCAAAGCAGTTGCATTCCTCAAGGGTGCTCTTAACGTTCCCCGCATCCGCGGGGATGAACCGATCGGAACGTGTTTGCACTTTATCAATCATTTACGTTCCCCGCATCCGCGGGGATGAACCGATTCCCTGAATATCTGCCTGAGTGGTATCAGGACGTTCCCCGCATCCGCGGGGATGAACCGTCCTCGATATGGTGGCGCTTGATCTTTTGCATACGTTCCCCGCATCCGCGGGGATGAACCGAGATTGAAAGCTGGGCGAATGCCGGAGGTAGCACGTTCCCCGCATCCGCGGGGATGAACCGGATTGCTCCGTAGCCGTGCCTGAGTGCATCCTACGTTCCCCGCATCCGCGGGGATGAACCGATACCGTACTGGGATATATCAATGATGTGCGCACGTTCCCCGCATCCGCGGGGATGAACCGTGCCGCAGGGCAACGCGTATGGTTTCGTCGGTACGTTCCCCGCATCCGCGGGGATGAACCGTGTTACAGCTCGCCCGATCTGAACTGGAGTATACGTTCCCCGCATCCGCGGGGATGAACCGCTCCTTTTTTGTCGTGAATGCACAGATGGCACACGTTCCCCGCATCCGCGGGGATGAACCGGCTTCCTTTACAAATTGCAGCAGTCGCTCCCCACGTTCCCCGCATCCGCGGGGATGAACCGAGAGCGTTGCCAGTCGCGTATTCCCTACCGTCACGTTCCCCGCATCCGCGGGGATGAACCGCTATTGACGACGTGGCGAAAATCATTGTCGGACACGCCGGAAAGGGCGATATTGAGAAGGTGAAAAAGATGCTTGGCCTGATAGACAACAAGCCGACGGAGTTTATCGAAGCGCTGCAAGGGGGTGTGCTGTGATCAATACTCTCTATGATCTTAATCCGAGCAAAGATGAATTGCTAGAACTTGGGCTGTGGAGCTATTCAAGAGATGAGCCGATGTTTACCGCAGAACAGTACGAAGCAGACGACAGCAAATACGCCGATATCTGGTCGCTGCTTGAACTGCGCGACGAACACGAGGAAGCGGCGAAATACGGGCCGCTCATCCCCGAGGATATGAAATACCCCGAAGGGGCGCTTGGAGCCATCAACGACGTCGTTACTGACGAATGGGTAAAGGAGCTAACCCGTGGCATGGAAAATTGAAGTAGAAGGCTTGCGCGAAGCAATTGACGGACTTAGCGCTGCCGAAAAGAAACTCGAACCACAAGTGCTACTAGCCGAGATCGGCACCACCATTGCCGACAACATCCGCCTCGGCTTCCACGAAAGCCGCGACCCGTGGGGCGGGGCGACGTTCCCCGCATCCGCGGGGATGAACCGCACTTCCTTGACGGCTTTTTTCTTGTGTTCCGACGTTCCCCGCATCCGCGGGGATGAACCGTTTGAGTATAGTGCAATGACAGGGACAGAAAAGGCGAAGGTGAAATACGTGACGACTGTCGTGCGTAGTGTAGATGAGGTTGACGCCAGACCACTAACCGATCGGTCAATGTTATTCGGTGCTCTGGAAAAAATAAGCAAGTGCGGTGCCCGGAATCGAACCGAGATAATAGTTCACGGGTGCTATGCCCGGATACGAACCTTTACCACGTAGGAAACCCCCGCACTTGATACAGAAAGGATAAGTATGCTCCGCGTTGAAGTCAATACCGAAGAAGTGAAAGATCTCCTGCGCCAGCTTGACAATATTGGCGGCAACTTGCGCCCCGCTCATACACGGGCAACATGGAGAGATATTCCACATGTCAAATAACCTCAACCGCCGATACATCAAAAGTTTTGCCAGTGGGCTTGCCAATATGTTTGCTGGCTCTGCTCTGCACTACGCTTGGCTGGCACTTCATCACCAAATTCGGGCAGTAACGATTGATCTCTTGGAGTTACGAATTGAACCAACGGTGTTCGATATTGAACGAAATCGCATCCTTGCTGGTATGTGTCGCGATTTGCTCCTCCGAAATATCAGGCGACTGGCATCGCCTGGCGCTGTGGTGGCAGCAAAATTATCGGCGCACTTTGGGATAGATACCTATATTGAAGGCGTTTGGCCGTCGATTGGCATGTCAACTTTCATCGTTGAACTGACAGATGACCGTGGAAAGGTGTGGCGCATTGAATATGTCGAGAAACGGTTAGGGGTTGATGCCGAACGCAGGTGATTTAGAAGCAGGGTACAGATTGTGCCCTGCTTCAATTATAGATATGGGTGGGTACGATTTGTACCCACCCTCTGTCGAGTCGCTTTCAACTCTTGTCATTTCGACGAATACTGCGAGGAGAAATCTAGATCTCTCACTCTGTTCGAGATGACGGGCGCACACGGCAATACGTGAACCAGTAACTCATGGTGCTCTATAAGCAGGCGGGGCGCAACCGTGTGTCGGTGTTAGAGAGTGGTGCGTGACAGCTCCTGCCTCCAAAGAATCTTTCCGCGCACTACGGTTTGATCCCGTTCCACACGCAACCCTGTCAGTAAATCGCTATTTGATTTTCCATGTCCGATCAACGCGCTGATTTCGTGCGGATGGACGGCGATGGCGGTTACTGTTGGTGGCAGCGCCAGCAGTTGCCTTCGGTAACATTCACTACGGATTAACTCACCAAATGCGGGGTGCCACGGCCCGGCAACGATTTGTTGTCGCAGCGTTGTCGAATCCTGTAGCCCGGCACGCAGCACGGTTATGCCATATTCCGTGCACTGCACAAAGGCATCGGCACATGCGTTCACGGCTTCTGTTAGTGTTGG
This Chrysiogenes arsenatis DSM 11915 DNA region includes the following protein-coding sequences:
- the cas6e gene encoding type I-E CRISPR-associated protein Cas6/Cse3/CasE, whose amino-acid sequence is MKWLTQMEIDAGTARRYRFFDSYSWHKGVWQCFPSDENAARDFLTRLDALEGKFRVWLLSARKPQLPEWCPQENFFLKEIAPGFLHHHRYYFDVRANPVKNVVQRDAEGNRIRGKRIPIVDTEELRSWLSRKGDARCRDPKTGKEIPGGFRLLDSAPLDISPMAESHFRKKSHSAYHGGVQFRGILEVTNRELFQQTYSAGIGSAKGFGFGLLLLKPVN
- the cas7e gene encoding type I-E CRISPR-associated protein Cas7/Cse4/CasC, translated to MKHLELHIIQSVPVSCLNRDDLNSPKTAVFGGAQRARVSSQSWKRAIREMAKEIAPDLFQGERTRLMHAPLAKAMEDAGLSADEASDGAKSIVDALVKVDAKSKDKVKSTTLYFLSPLELETIARKFTEEKDAKKAIKGIKPEHLSDAADISLFGRMVASDHSLTVEAASMFSHALSTHKVDNEIDFFSAVDDLQPAEESGAGMTSTLEFNSATYYRFAALNLDMLADADHLGILSADERKKVVATFIEATIKAVPGARKNTMNGNTLPCYVLGVVREKGHPIQLINAFESPVRTSQGYAAKSVELLQDEYSKLKDTWGLEAVAEVAIPEVKLHDFIEKVTSHVH
- the cas5e gene encoding type I-E CRISPR-associated protein Cas5/CasD codes for the protein MSIETSFLAMRLEGPMQSWGLDSQYNRRRTGLMPTKSAIAGICAAACGISRGSSEEAPFLEAFQVTKMTVIAIPRKQFKERFLPVRRLEDYHTVQNTRRASGAINSDCVLTHRQYLTDAAFGVIIEGASEYLAEVAEALHDPVWGTYLGRKSCIPSAPVYAGLCETKSAALQLLIGDAPLTAFARQEDVEDFSKGKDSLPDLPVSFASENRQFSPRRVCIHQIGDADSVTYDR
- a CDS encoding BRO-N domain-containing protein, producing MTDKVVVFKDKHIRRTLHNDEWWFAITDVVFALTDSLDAAGYVKDMRRRDKELAKGWGQIATPLLLETEGGKQRINCANTEGIFRIIQSIPSPKAEPFKRWLAKVGYERVQEIEDPELATARTRELYKAKGYSDAWIEKRMRGIAVRAELTEEWKSRDVGESPEYAILTAEISKAAFGMTPSEYKQYKGLDRENLRDHMTDLELIFSMLGEAATTEITRKTDAQGFTENRTAARRGGKIAGDARKKLEKETQSAISTTENFINEPEGVKRLKGK
- the cas1e gene encoding type I-E CRISPR-associated endonuclease Cas1e encodes the protein MNDYLPPLKPTPIKDRLSVMFVERGNLDMLDGAFVVVDQNGVRTHIPVGSVTCLMLEPGTRVSHAAVNLASRIGCLLLWVGEAGVRLYASGQPGGARADRLLYQAKLALDDAARLKVVRKMYEVRFGEKPPEKRSVEQLRGIEGVRVRKLYELLAKQYGVQWKHRNYDYSEWESGDIPNRCLSSATACLYGISEAAILAAGYAPAVGFIHTGKPQSFVYDIADIFKFETVVPVAFRIAAKKPRNPERDVRLACRDAFRQTRILHRIIPTIEQILAAGELERPKAHEEAIDVAIPNKEGIGDAGHRG
- the cas2e gene encoding type I-E CRISPR-associated endoribonuclease Cas2e, producing MLVIVVENAPPRLRGRLAIWLLEIRAGVYVGKVSRRTREMLWETVEKGIESGNAIMAWSTNTEAGFDFETCGTNRRIPVEFDGVKLVSFMPETSSESARDE